In Rhodopirellula sp. P2, the DNA window TTCGTCTCGCAGTTCGGCTTCGACTTCCCCCAACCGGTCGACTCGCTCGGAGATCAAACCTTTGTCGAGTTGGTCGTCGCGTTCGGCGGCGGGAGTCCCGCGACGAGCCGAAAACGGGAACGCATGAATCTTTGAGAAACCCGCTTGGCGACAGGTCTGCAATGTTTGCTCGAATTCCTCTTCGGTTTCACCGGGGAATCCCGCGATGATGTCCGTCGTGATCGCGGGTCGGTCCAACGATTCGCGAACCAGACGGCAACGGTCGAGAAACATCTTCGTGCCCCAGCGACGTCGCATGCGACGCAGGACGGAATCGCTTCCCGATTGCAAGCACAGGTGCAGGTGCGGCACGACCTTGTCGGGGAACTCGGCCATCACGCCAATCAATTCTCGCGTGACCTCGGTTGCCTCGATGCTGCTCATTCGAATTCGGAATTGGCCGGGGATCTGGCACAGGTCTTTGACCAAGTGCGCCAGCCGCACCCATTCTTCACGAGGCTTGTTGCGGTTCCAGTCGACTCCGTAGTGGCCCAAGTGAATGCCGGTCAGGATGACTTCGCGGTGTCCCGCGTCGACCAACCGAGTGACCTCGTCGACAATCTCTTGGCTGGGTCGGGAATGCAACTTCGGACGCACCATCGGGATGATGCAGTAACTGCAGCGAAGCAAGCATCCGTCTTGGACCTTCACATAGGCTCGTTTTCGACCAGCGAACCCGGACAAACCGGTGGGCACATCGATGACGCCGAAGCGGCCCATCAAATCGCCCAGTTCTCGTTTGTCGGTCAGGACTTCGACCACGCCGGGCAGAGCCCCGACTTCCTCGGGAGCCCGCGTGGCGTAACAGCCCATGACCACGATTCGAGCGTCGGGATTTTCGCGATGCAACCGCCGGACAACTTGCCGACTTTTCGCGTCGCCCGTTTCCGTGACCGTGCACGTGTTGACGATGCACAGATCGGCCGATTCACCATCCCTGGCGTCTTCGTACCCGATCGTTTGCAGGCCCTGTCGCACCAGTTCGGTTTCGTACTGGTTGACCTTGCAGCCCAGTGTGCGGGTTCGAATTTTCGCCGTCATCAGAAAAGAATGCCTGTTCAGCCTCGGGCTCGTTCAGCCACGAGCCGGTTCAATGGTGGCAGTCATGCTGCCTTTGCAACGGTCCAATTGTTCGTCTTTGCCAAACGCGTGGATTTGATCGCGTTTCAGTTCCGCCAGTTCCAACGTGGTGGTCATACAAATCGCACGGCCACTTTTGTCAACCTCTTTTGCGACTTGATAGCCTTTTTCGATGGGCATGCGGAACAAACGCTTCATCATCGAAATCACATAGTCATAGCTGTGGTCGGTGTCGTCCCACAGAATGACGTGATAAGGCGGTTGCCGTTTTGGCTTGCGGTCGCTGCATTGTTCTTCTTCCGTGACCACATCGGGCTCGGCAACGGCGGCGGAATAATCGGACATGCTTCCAACAGCTCCTCTTGAAATCTGGTGCAATCAGCGGCGTGTTACCCTGCCGCTTGGTGGTCCTGTTTTGGTTTGCGAAGTGCTATTGTAAGGACGTCCAGATAGACCTGTTAGTCCTCAATTACGGATTTTTCCGTATTCGAGGGCACGCCGCTTGATTCTCTTTCGCAATGCAAATCAATGTCCCAACCCGAACAATCTTCCACCCCTGCCACTCCCTCCGCCTCCCCCTTGCCCACGGAGGTTCAGTCGCGACTGGACGAGGGAAAGCAGCGTCACGAAGCGGAGTTGATCGAGTGGTTGAAGATCCCCAGCATCAGCAGTGACTCGTCTCGCCACGACGATGTGCAGCGTGCCGCCGATTGGCTGCGGGAAAAAATGAACGCGGCCGGCCTGCAGACCGAATCCATCTCCACCAACGGGTTCCCCCTGCTAGTCGCCTCCACCCCACCCGTCCCGGGCGCCCCCGTGGCCCTGGTCTACGGACACTACGACGTTCAGCCACCGGAACCCCTGGAACTGTGGACCAGCCCACCGTTCGAACCCGTGGTCCGCGACGGCAAAGTCTTTGCTCGCGGTGCGACGGACGACAAAGGCCAAGTCCTGACGCACATCCACAGCGTTTGTGACTGGCTGGCCAGCGGACAAGCTCTGCCGTTGCAGATCAAATTCCTGATCGAAGGCGAAGAGGAAGTCGGCAGCAAGAACCTGGACGAATGGTTGCCTCAGCTCGCTGAAAAGCTGGCCTGCGACGTCGTCGTGGTCAGCGACAGCAGCCAGTACGGCCCCGGCCGTCCCGCCGTCACGTGCGGATTGCGTGGGATCGCGACGTACGAGTTGTTCGTCGATGGCCCCAGCCACGATTTGCACAGCGGCAGTTTCGGCGGCGCAGTCGCCAACCCCGCCATGGCCCTGTGCCAGTTGCTGGCCAGCATGAAAGACACTGACGGAAAAATTGCGATCGACGGACTGTATGACGATGTCGCCGCGATTCCCGAAATCGAACGCCAAGCCTGGAAGCAGCTCGGTGCCGACGACGCTGAATTCGCCAACAGCGTCGGTGCCTCCGAACTGCACGGCGAAGCGGGCTACACCACCGACGAACGACGCTGGGCTCGTCCATCGCTGGACATCAACGGCCTGACGTCAGGGCATCAAGGCGAAGGCGTGAAAACCGTGTTGCCAGCCAAAGCGTCCGCGAAATTCAGCTTTCGACTGGTGCCCAACCAAGACCCGAAACGTTTGACCGGGTTGATCGAATCCCACCTAGAGCGTCATTGCCCACCAGGCATTCGCTGGACGTTGAAACCCGATCACGGTGCCGGTGCCATGCTGGCGGATGCCAACAGTCGCTACGCCAAGGCAGCCAGCGTCGCCGTCGAAAAGGCCTTCGGAACGCCGCCCGTGATGATTCGCGAAGGCGGCTCGATTCCGATCCTGGCGCGGTTCCAAGAAGTTCTGGACTGCGACTGCCTGCTGCTCGGCTGGGGCCAAAACGACGATGCCGCTCACAGCCCCAATGAAAAGTTCTCGCTCGAGGATTTCCACCGAGGCATCCAAGCCTCGGCCTCGCTCTGGCAAGCCATCGCCTCGGCCTGAGGCGGGCACCGCTCCGCGGTTCAGTCCCCCGCACAACCAGTCGCGAATCGATCGGTCGCGATCAGATCAGTCACGAACGGATCCGGCCCAACCAGTCGCGGAGCGACGTCAGCCGATAGCCTTGGGTTTCAACCCAAGGTCTCGTGACGCCACCCGCGCCACCCGAGTCGCAGAGTGACGGCAGCCGAAAACACGTCGCAAACACCTGTCGCCGCTCCGCGGCTGGCCGGTCTTCGTGCTGCCACTCCAAACCTCGGGTTGAAACCCGAGGCTGACGAATGTCACCGCTCCGCGGTTCAGTCCCCGGCGCAACCAGTCGCAGAGCGACGGCAGCCGGAAACACGTCGCAAACACCTGTCGCCACTCCGCGGCTTGCCGGTCTTCGTGCTGCCGCCCAAACCTCGGGTTGAAACCCGAGGCTGACAGATGTCACCGCTCCGCGGTTCAGTCCCCGACACAACCAGTCGTGGAGCGACGGCAGCCGATAGCCTTGGGTTTCAACCCAAGGTCTCGTGACGCCACCCGCGCCACCCAAGTCGTGGAGCGACGACAGCCGGAAACACGTCGCAAACATCTGTCGCCGCTCCGCGGCTGGCCGGTCTTCGTGCTGCCACTCCAAACCTCGGGTTGAAACCCGAGGCTGACGAATGTCACCGCTCCGCGGTTCAGTCTTCGGCCCAACCAGTCGCAGAGCGACGGCAGCCGATAGCCTTGGGTTTCAACCCAAGGTCTCGTGACGCCACCCGCGCCACCCAAGTCGCAGAGCGACGGCAGCTGGAGACACCTCGCAAACACCTGTCGCCGCTCCGCGGCTGGACGGTCTTCGGTGTTACCGCCCGAAACCTCGGGTTGAAACCCGAGGCTGACAGATGTCACCGCTCCGCGGTTCAGTCCCCGGCGCAACCAGTCGCAGAGCGACGGCAGCCGATAGCCTTGGGTTTCAACCCAAGGTCTCGTGACGCCACCCGCGCCACCCAAGTCGCGGAGCGACGACAGCCGGAAACACGTCGCAACACCTGTCGCCGCTCCGCGGCTGGCCGGTCTTCGGTGTTACCGCCCGAAACCTCGGGTTGAAACCCGAAGCTGACGAATGCACCGCTCCGCGGTTCAGTCTTCGGCACAATCAGTCGCGGAGCGACGGCAGCCGATAGCCTTGGGTTTCAACCCAAGGTCTCGTGACGCCACCGGCGCCACCCGAGTCGCAGAGTGACGGCAGCCGGAAACACGTCGCAAACACCTGTCGCCGCTCCGCGGCTGGCCGGTCTTCGTGCTGCCACTCCAAACCTCGGGTTGAAACCCGAGGCTGACGAATGTCACCGCTCCGCGGTTGTTGGATCGTCCGAACACGCAAGACCATTCGCGGAGACCGCCGGCGACGGAAAACCCTCGATCAATAATCCGTGGCGGCGCCGCCGGATTCGGCGATCGAAACGGTGCTGCCTTTGACGGCTTGGCGAACCTGACGCGTCTCGACTTCTTTTTGCAGACGCGCGATGGCTTCTTTGATCGGCATCGATCCCAGGTCGCCTTCGATTCGGTCACGCAGCGCGACCTGTCCCGACTCGGCTTCCTTCGGCCCCACCACAGCCATGTAGTTGACCAAGTCGATTTGGGCGTTGCGAATCTTGGCTTGGACCTTGCCGTCGGAGGCATCGACCGTGACCTTGAACCCGGCTTCGTCGAATTGCTTCGCCACCGCGGTCGCGTATTCGACGGATTTGTCCGACAACGGCAGCACACGAATTTGCTCGGGTGACAACCACATCGGGAACGCGCCAGCAAAGTGCTCGATCAACATTCCGGTGAATCGTTCCAGCGAACCAAACGGTGCCCGGTGGATCATCACCGGTCGGTGAGTCGCGTTGTCGTTGCCTTTGTATTCCAGCTTGAAACGTTCGGGCAGGTTGTAATCCAACTGCACGGTTCCCAACTGCCAGGAACGACCGATGCAGTCACGCACCATGAAGTCGGCCTTGGGGCCATAGAACGCCGCTTCGCCGGGCTCTTCGTTGAACGACAAACCGGATTGTTCCAGCACACCTCGCAGAGCACCTTCGGCGTGATCCCAGTTCTCTTCGCTGCCGACGTACTTGCTGCTGTCGGGATCCCGCAGCGACAACTGCACGCGGTAATCGTCCAGCCCAACGGACTCGAGCACG includes these proteins:
- the mtaB gene encoding tRNA (N(6)-L-threonylcarbamoyladenosine(37)-C(2))-methylthiotransferase MtaB, whose product is MTAKIRTRTLGCKVNQYETELVRQGLQTIGYEDARDGESADLCIVNTCTVTETGDAKSRQVVRRLHRENPDARIVVMGCYATRAPEEVGALPGVVEVLTDKRELGDLMGRFGVIDVPTGLSGFAGRKRAYVKVQDGCLLRCSYCIIPMVRPKLHSRPSQEIVDEVTRLVDAGHREVILTGIHLGHYGVDWNRNKPREEWVRLAHLVKDLCQIPGQFRIRMSSIEATEVTRELIGVMAEFPDKVVPHLHLCLQSGSDSVLRRMRRRWGTKMFLDRCRLVRESLDRPAITTDIIAGFPGETEEEFEQTLQTCRQAGFSKIHAFPFSARRGTPAAERDDQLDKGLISERVDRLGEVEAELRDEYHRSLLGTNVELLVEEVTPDGRLQGTTCRYAPASLDRPRQAEDADALRENDLVTARVVGIQDDRLELTLHRSEVFG
- a CDS encoding ATP-dependent Clp protease adaptor ClpS — encoded protein: MSDYSAAVAEPDVVTEEEQCSDRKPKRQPPYHVILWDDTDHSYDYVISMMKRLFRMPIEKGYQVAKEVDKSGRAICMTTTLELAELKRDQIHAFGKDEQLDRCKGSMTATIEPARG
- a CDS encoding dipeptidase gives rise to the protein MSQPEQSSTPATPSASPLPTEVQSRLDEGKQRHEAELIEWLKIPSISSDSSRHDDVQRAADWLREKMNAAGLQTESISTNGFPLLVASTPPVPGAPVALVYGHYDVQPPEPLELWTSPPFEPVVRDGKVFARGATDDKGQVLTHIHSVCDWLASGQALPLQIKFLIEGEEEVGSKNLDEWLPQLAEKLACDVVVVSDSSQYGPGRPAVTCGLRGIATYELFVDGPSHDLHSGSFGGAVANPAMALCQLLASMKDTDGKIAIDGLYDDVAAIPEIERQAWKQLGADDAEFANSVGASELHGEAGYTTDERRWARPSLDINGLTSGHQGEGVKTVLPAKASAKFSFRLVPNQDPKRLTGLIESHLERHCPPGIRWTLKPDHGAGAMLADANSRYAKAASVAVEKAFGTPPVMIREGGSIPILARFQEVLDCDCLLLGWGQNDDAAHSPNEKFSLEDFHRGIQASASLWQAIASA